The Halosimplex litoreum genome has a window encoding:
- a CDS encoding class I SAM-dependent methyltransferase, producing the protein MLRRDIDSRVVPDDRVFDPGSKHGNKAAHIDANVVAVNIELQPIHKGLAYVRADGFPLPFQADTFDYVSCCQVFEYIPQTRAFVAEISRVLKPEGAAFLDLPNRLFPDRPHSPPGYYSLLPRPLGLRLAQSLLDSDQERYYRDYVYNLSPVIARRAVHAHFESVEYVTPRQKVAYRPIFLGDVDDLVYTLGKGTKVFAKLLLLITLLTRFPPAGWLFELLYPHAAYECREPSRGCKR; encoded by the coding sequence ATGCTACGACGGGATATCGACTCCCGAGTTGTCCCGGACGATCGAGTTTTCGACCCTGGGAGTAAACACGGAAACAAAGCCGCCCACATAGACGCGAACGTCGTCGCGGTCAACATCGAACTCCAGCCTATACACAAGGGACTGGCGTACGTCCGGGCCGACGGGTTCCCGCTCCCGTTCCAGGCGGACACGTTCGACTACGTCTCCTGTTGCCAGGTGTTCGAATACATCCCACAGACTAGGGCGTTCGTCGCCGAGATTAGCCGCGTGCTGAAACCGGAGGGCGCGGCCTTCCTCGACTTACCGAACCGGTTGTTTCCGGACCGGCCACACAGCCCGCCCGGGTACTACTCGCTTCTGCCGCGGCCGCTCGGTCTCCGTCTCGCACAGTCTCTCCTCGACTCGGATCAAGAACGCTACTACAGAGACTACGTCTATAACCTGTCGCCGGTTATTGCACGCCGAGCAGTGCACGCGCACTTCGAATCGGTCGAGTACGTGACGCCCCGTCAGAAAGTGGCGTACCGACCGATCTTCCTTGGAGATGTCGACGACCTAGTCTACACACTGGGGAAAGGGACGAAGGTGTTTGCGAAGCTCCTGCTCCTGATTACGCTACTCACTCGGTTCCCGCCAGCCGGGTGGCTGTTCGAGTTATTGTATCCGCACGCGGCGTACGAGTGTCGTGAGCCGAGCCGCGGGTGTAAGCGATGA
- the asnB gene encoding asparagine synthase (glutamine-hydrolyzing): protein MCGIGGKVSFSDRPDTAVAERMTDRMTHRGPDASGIYANGPAVLAHCRLAILDPSPAGRQPMANTDDTVHIVFNGEIYNYRELRERVDDYRFQSETDTEVLLHLYEEYGTDCLQYLRGMFAFGIYDEERERLFLARDRLGQKPLYLSTEGDTTWFGSTIGAITSDESVPVEPDYDAIRQFLTYQYVPHPATGFEGIEQLRPAEYAVVNADGITREQYWSLSFTEQSSASPDRLADRLRSKLREVTRLRMRSDVPLGVFLSGGVDSSIVTALMSDIADDPVKTYSVGFDEAAYDELSHARTVSEAYGTDHHEYTATPDAAGVLPQLVAEYEMPFGDPSALPTYYVSQAASDDVTVVLGGDAGDENFAGYDRYWWDQIAGWLSQLPSPARRVGVGALDTTPSQFEHHPAIRYPKTLLETASRDPTGRYATFICHGLGEEVAAVWDGHGQRDEPVQDELAHLDQAFTAADGPTRLDRLLHVDFQTYLPDDLLVKVDRASMAHSLEVRSPFLDHELVEFAARIPAAQKRRRSSGKLILKRAFADTLPSSVTSRDKQGFSVPVDEWFRTELRGFARDRLDSLGRRDRFDGPGISRLFEDHLDGADHGFRLWDLVVLEEWFDQFIDPPL from the coding sequence ATGTGCGGTATCGGCGGAAAAGTGTCGTTCTCGGACCGACCTGACACGGCCGTTGCCGAACGCATGACCGATCGGATGACCCACCGAGGCCCCGACGCCTCCGGGATCTACGCGAACGGACCAGCCGTCTTGGCCCACTGTCGCCTCGCAATCCTCGATCCCTCCCCAGCCGGTCGCCAGCCGATGGCGAACACCGACGACACCGTCCACATCGTTTTCAACGGCGAGATCTACAACTACCGAGAGCTCCGTGAGCGCGTCGACGACTACCGGTTCCAGTCGGAGACAGATACCGAGGTCCTCCTCCACCTCTACGAGGAGTATGGGACCGACTGTCTCCAGTACCTCCGCGGGATGTTCGCGTTCGGGATTTACGACGAGGAACGCGAACGATTGTTCCTGGCGCGGGACCGGCTCGGACAGAAGCCGCTGTATCTCAGTACCGAGGGCGACACGACCTGGTTTGGGTCGACGATCGGTGCGATAACCTCCGACGAGAGCGTCCCGGTCGAACCGGACTATGACGCGATCCGACAGTTCCTCACCTACCAGTACGTCCCCCACCCCGCCACCGGATTTGAAGGGATCGAGCAGTTGCGCCCGGCGGAGTATGCCGTCGTCAACGCCGACGGGATCACGCGCGAGCAGTACTGGTCACTGTCGTTCACCGAGCAGTCGTCGGCTTCACCGGATCGACTCGCCGATCGACTCCGGTCGAAACTCCGGGAGGTGACGCGTCTCCGGATGCGCAGTGACGTGCCGCTGGGCGTGTTCCTTTCGGGTGGCGTCGACTCGTCCATCGTGACCGCGCTGATGTCGGATATCGCCGACGATCCCGTGAAGACGTATTCTGTCGGGTTCGACGAGGCGGCGTACGACGAGCTCTCGCATGCCCGGACCGTCTCGGAAGCGTACGGGACGGACCATCACGAATACACCGCCACGCCCGACGCGGCGGGGGTGCTCCCCCAGTTAGTCGCCGAGTACGAGATGCCGTTCGGTGACCCGTCGGCACTCCCGACCTACTACGTTTCGCAGGCAGCGAGCGACGACGTGACTGTCGTCCTCGGTGGTGACGCCGGCGACGAGAACTTCGCGGGGTACGACCGCTACTGGTGGGACCAGATCGCTGGGTGGCTCTCGCAGCTCCCGTCGCCCGCTCGAAGAGTTGGCGTCGGCGCCCTTGATACGACCCCGTCACAATTCGAGCACCACCCGGCCATCAGGTATCCGAAGACGCTGCTCGAAACGGCCAGCCGCGACCCGACCGGCCGGTATGCGACGTTCATCTGCCACGGCTTGGGCGAAGAGGTGGCGGCGGTCTGGGACGGCCATGGGCAGCGAGACGAACCCGTTCAGGACGAACTTGCCCATCTTGACCAGGCGTTCACCGCCGCGGACGGGCCGACTCGACTCGATCGACTGTTGCATGTCGACTTCCAGACGTACCTGCCGGACGACCTGCTCGTGAAAGTCGACCGGGCGAGCATGGCCCACTCGCTAGAGGTCCGGTCACCGTTTCTCGACCACGAACTCGTCGAGTTCGCCGCACGGATCCCAGCCGCACAGAAGCGTCGGCGGTCGTCCGGGAAACTGATCCTGAAACGAGCCTTCGCCGACACGCTCCCTTCGTCGGTCACGTCCCGAGACAAACAGGGCTTCAGCGTCCCAGTCGACGAGTGGTTCCGGACCGAACTCCGTGGTTTCGCTCGCGACCGGCTCGATAGCCTCGGTCGCCGCGACCGGTTCGACGGCCCGGGGATATCCCGTCTGTTCGAGGACCACCTCGACGGCGCCGACCACGGGTTTCGGCTCTGGGATCTGGTCGTCCTCGAAGAGTGGTTCGACCAGTTTATCGACCCGCCCCTATGA
- a CDS encoding glycosyltransferase domain-containing protein: MPSKDIVVYKAIFDDYDILTDPEVTSNNIKYVCFTDDEKLESVVWDIRVLKDATTSPNIHNRRLKMKPHELFPEFEYSVYLDGNIHIVGNIETLIKRTMTDGPLAAPSHPSRESVAEEARKCIDAGLAPKNRVNEQLKRYRQLGFPDEEGLTENSVLIREHNDSDVVSVMEDWWQELGTETERDQLSLQYTLWKNDVECTRLPVDARWSSHFRRYPHTPDDWRKLFWRSWIDIYLHRGRGSYRNMFNSILYYTVICSNIVLQDGPLELLRRTENFIRERV; this comes from the coding sequence ATGCCCTCTAAAGATATTGTAGTATATAAAGCCATATTCGATGATTATGACATTCTCACTGATCCGGAAGTAACGTCAAACAATATTAAGTACGTCTGCTTCACTGACGATGAGAAACTAGAGTCTGTAGTGTGGGATATCAGGGTCCTCAAGGATGCTACCACTTCTCCAAACATTCATAATAGACGCCTAAAAATGAAACCCCACGAGTTGTTTCCAGAGTTTGAATATAGTGTATATCTTGATGGGAATATTCATATTGTCGGAAATATTGAAACCCTGATTAAGAGAACGATGACAGACGGTCCACTCGCGGCACCAAGTCACCCGTCTCGAGAGAGTGTGGCGGAAGAAGCCAGAAAGTGTATCGATGCTGGACTGGCTCCTAAGAACCGTGTCAATGAGCAACTTAAACGGTACCGACAGCTGGGGTTCCCCGACGAGGAGGGGCTTACCGAGAATTCGGTACTAATACGAGAGCACAATGATTCTGATGTTGTTAGTGTGATGGAAGACTGGTGGCAAGAACTCGGTACTGAGACCGAAAGGGATCAGCTGAGTCTCCAATACACGCTCTGGAAGAACGACGTAGAGTGCACCAGACTACCAGTAGATGCCCGGTGGTCTAGTCACTTCCGTCGGTATCCCCATACGCCAGACGATTGGCGTAAGTTGTTCTGGCGGTCTTGGATAGACATATATCTCCATCGAGGACGAGGTAGCTACCGGAATATGTTCAATTCAATATTGTACTATACAGTCATATGCAGCAATATCGTTCTACAAGACGGCCCCCTAGAATTATTAAGGCGGACGGAAAATTTTATTAGAGAACGAGTATAG
- a CDS encoding glycosyltransferase family 4 protein: MTLRVLFVAFGDEQTASTRYRILNYLPYLSFETRVDLRKDRHFTEFSKVDKPAYTTYLLLSALVYDIIYIQKLLLPSRFVTILNRFCKVIYDFDDAIYTSAPWEQTDTSNRTRMLNEMLKAASTVITGSPILTEYARDYTDNIHTLPTSVPRDEYTKARLEEHRTDDTVILGWIGNPENLWYLEQRENVISELLETYPEVELHVVTAGNEQVPFEKRVGKDVFYQEWSLDEELALVSEFDIAIRPLTDDEWTRGKGGYTSVVQCLAMGVPVVASPVGMLSSIVEDGSNGYCPADDSEWFDCLSDLIENRKRRERFAESAVESIEENHFWTDQRAEELRSILSSPQ; this comes from the coding sequence ATGACACTCCGTGTCTTGTTTGTCGCCTTTGGTGACGAGCAGACAGCGAGTACTCGCTATCGTATTTTGAATTATCTCCCCTATCTCTCGTTCGAGACACGCGTTGACCTCCGCAAGGACCGGCATTTTACTGAGTTTTCGAAGGTTGATAAGCCGGCATATACTACGTATTTACTTTTATCCGCGTTGGTGTACGATATTATCTATATTCAAAAGTTGCTCCTTCCCTCTCGGTTTGTTACGATACTTAATCGGTTTTGTAAAGTTATCTATGACTTTGACGATGCGATTTATACGTCGGCTCCGTGGGAGCAGACAGACACCTCAAATCGGACCCGGATGTTAAACGAGATGCTAAAGGCGGCTTCAACGGTTATAACTGGTAGTCCTATTCTCACGGAATACGCCCGAGATTACACTGATAATATTCATACCCTTCCGACTTCGGTCCCTAGAGACGAGTACACTAAAGCACGTTTAGAGGAGCATAGAACCGACGACACTGTCATTCTTGGCTGGATCGGGAATCCTGAGAACCTGTGGTATTTGGAACAACGTGAAAACGTGATTTCCGAACTTCTCGAAACTTATCCAGAGGTTGAGTTGCACGTCGTGACTGCGGGAAACGAGCAGGTCCCATTCGAGAAACGCGTCGGAAAAGACGTGTTCTACCAGGAATGGTCGCTTGACGAAGAATTGGCCCTTGTCTCTGAATTCGATATCGCGATCCGGCCCCTTACAGACGATGAATGGACCCGCGGAAAAGGTGGGTACACGTCCGTTGTTCAGTGCCTAGCGATGGGGGTCCCTGTTGTTGCCTCGCCAGTCGGGATGTTATCCTCGATCGTTGAAGATGGGTCAAATGGATACTGTCCGGCTGATGATTCAGAGTGGTTCGACTGTCTCTCGGACCTAATTGAAAACCGAAAGCGTCGTGAGCGGTTTGCCGAGAGTGCTGTCGAATCAATCGAAGAGAACCATTTCTGGACAGATCAACGGGCCGAAGAACTTCGGTCAATCCTTTCATCTCCACAATGA
- a CDS encoding glycosyltransferase family 4 protein yields MSTRLCFVSLSAYGYFVDDPEIAGGGAQRQFYLLSRELAERYDVHMIVGDYGQPSRVVHDGVTLHRAYTPETVANPIEQAGQLRRLAAAMRAADADIYVSRGNPRLASVVRALARLLGGKWVYHVASDGHIETPERYVSGPFGRLYRAALTHADAIIAQTNRQQRVVAEEYGTTSIVVPNGYPAAEEVMAQSKREFVLWVGRLEPDEKRPHLFVDLASACPEIQFTMIGPWEAPDAYRQRLTARIEDTPNLKYVGTVPPGEIHDYYDRALAYVNTAAVEGFPNTFLEAWRAETAVASLDVDPSRFIDIDVEWTGFADGSMEKLAEQVRRIVVDEDFRAAVTEQCRAAFETEYTVETLVSNYAAVLDGLD; encoded by the coding sequence ATGAGTACGCGGCTCTGTTTCGTCTCACTGTCGGCGTACGGCTACTTCGTCGACGACCCGGAGATAGCTGGCGGCGGTGCACAGCGCCAGTTCTACCTCTTGAGTCGGGAACTGGCCGAGAGATACGATGTCCACATGATAGTAGGTGACTATGGACAGCCGTCACGCGTCGTCCACGACGGCGTGACCCTCCACCGGGCGTACACACCGGAAACTGTGGCAAACCCGATAGAGCAGGCCGGACAGCTCCGACGGCTGGCGGCGGCGATGCGGGCTGCCGATGCGGATATTTATGTTTCCCGTGGGAACCCGCGGCTCGCCAGCGTTGTCCGGGCACTGGCGCGATTATTAGGCGGGAAATGGGTTTATCACGTTGCGAGCGACGGTCACATCGAGACCCCCGAGCGGTACGTTAGCGGTCCGTTCGGACGACTCTACCGGGCTGCGCTCACTCATGCGGACGCCATTATCGCGCAGACGAACCGCCAGCAACGTGTCGTCGCTGAGGAGTATGGTACCACGTCAATTGTTGTCCCGAACGGCTACCCTGCAGCCGAAGAGGTCATGGCTCAATCGAAGCGGGAGTTCGTTCTCTGGGTCGGGCGGCTGGAACCCGACGAGAAGCGTCCGCATTTGTTCGTCGACCTCGCGTCCGCATGTCCTGAAATTCAGTTTACGATGATCGGACCTTGGGAGGCGCCTGATGCTTACAGACAGCGACTGACGGCACGCATCGAGGACACTCCGAATCTAAAGTACGTCGGCACGGTCCCACCCGGAGAGATACACGACTACTACGATCGGGCGCTCGCATACGTGAACACCGCGGCGGTCGAGGGATTCCCGAACACGTTTTTGGAGGCCTGGCGTGCCGAAACTGCAGTCGCAAGCCTTGATGTTGATCCCAGCCGGTTCATCGACATCGATGTCGAGTGGACTGGCTTTGCCGACGGATCGATGGAGAAGCTTGCCGAACAAGTGAGACGGATCGTCGTCGACGAGGACTTTAGAGCGGCCGTCACCGAGCAGTGCCGCGCGGCCTTTGAGACCGAGTATACTGTCGAAACGCTGGTGTCGAACTACGCAGCGGTGTTAGATGGCCTCGACTGA
- the rfbB gene encoding dTDP-glucose 4,6-dehydratase, whose amino-acid sequence MRVLVTGGAGFIGSNFVHYLLNERDDIVVTLDALTYAGSRQNLNGVLDHPRHEFVEGSIRDINLVADLINDVDAVVNFAAESHVDRSIEGAKPFVATNVQGTQTLLDAAKDTDLDRFLQISTDEVYGQTLNGQFTEEDPLHPRNPYAATKAGADLLAQSFQATHDVPVIVTRSCNNFGPRQHPEKLVPKFIQRASAGQPLPVYGDGSNVREWIYVDDNCRAIDLVLRTGDLGEVYNIGTRTERTNLEVTEAILDTVGASEELIEFVDDRAGHDQRYALNTEKIEALGWEPRYSFEDALKLTHDHYIE is encoded by the coding sequence ATGCGAGTTTTAGTGACTGGCGGTGCTGGATTCATCGGTTCGAACTTTGTACACTACCTACTCAATGAACGTGACGACATTGTCGTCACGTTGGACGCGTTGACCTACGCCGGGTCCCGACAGAACCTTAATGGAGTTCTCGACCACCCAAGACATGAATTTGTCGAAGGAAGTATTCGCGACATTAATCTCGTGGCAGATCTCATTAACGATGTCGATGCTGTCGTCAACTTTGCGGCAGAGTCTCACGTTGACCGGTCCATCGAGGGAGCAAAGCCGTTCGTCGCGACAAACGTACAGGGGACTCAGACGCTCTTGGATGCTGCCAAAGACACAGACCTCGATCGGTTCCTGCAGATCTCGACCGACGAAGTGTATGGACAGACGCTCAACGGACAATTCACGGAGGAGGACCCTCTTCATCCCCGAAACCCCTACGCTGCGACGAAAGCTGGGGCAGACCTACTCGCACAAAGCTTCCAAGCGACCCACGATGTCCCTGTCATCGTCACACGCTCATGCAACAACTTTGGGCCGCGACAACACCCGGAGAAACTCGTCCCGAAGTTCATCCAACGTGCCAGTGCAGGCCAGCCATTGCCTGTATACGGTGACGGATCAAACGTTCGCGAATGGATTTACGTCGATGACAACTGTCGAGCGATCGATCTAGTCCTGCGGACCGGTGATCTCGGCGAAGTGTACAATATCGGGACCCGAACGGAGAGGACAAATCTCGAAGTCACCGAAGCGATTCTCGATACTGTCGGTGCATCGGAAGAACTGATCGAGTTCGTTGACGACCGGGCCGGCCACGACCAGCGATATGCGTTGAACACTGAGAAGATTGAGGCACTGGGTTGGGAACCAAGATACTCGTTCGAAGACGCACTTAAATTGACACACGATCATTATATTGAATAG
- a CDS encoding glycosyltransferase, translating into MTVWFLIGRLDVGGAERTLLDLVSGLGERFDPTIWTIESGGPLADEVPSDVSVRSLDAGSKFDAPAVAKFVRTLRRERPALLQSFLFFDNTLARLAGLTSRETVVITGVRAVPNDRPRHRMLVDRLTMPLSDAVVSNSAAGAEWVVDQGASAARVSVIRNGRDTSRYDQMAPDSYRERLGIPPGPIVGTIGRLIERKGHHDLLDAWPTIRATHDDAQLVVVGDGPEREALHRHAQRVGCRDSVHFLGRRDDVPLLLDLFDVFAFPSHFEGLPGALLEAMCAGLPIVTTPVDGCSELVLDGEHGTHVPVSAPDALANAIVEYLSGPDIARTHGRAAKRRANADFSLEAMVDAFESLYDELLAEERT; encoded by the coding sequence GTGACGGTCTGGTTCCTCATCGGGCGGCTCGATGTCGGCGGCGCCGAGCGAACGCTTCTCGACCTCGTCTCCGGGCTGGGCGAGCGGTTCGACCCGACGATCTGGACGATCGAGTCCGGCGGGCCGTTGGCCGACGAGGTGCCGTCGGACGTATCGGTCCGATCACTCGACGCCGGGTCGAAGTTCGACGCGCCCGCGGTGGCCAAGTTCGTCCGCACGCTCCGGCGTGAGCGGCCAGCTCTTCTCCAGTCGTTCCTGTTCTTCGACAACACGCTCGCCCGGTTGGCCGGACTCACCAGTCGGGAGACAGTCGTCATAACCGGCGTCCGGGCGGTCCCCAACGACCGGCCGCGCCACCGGATGCTCGTCGACCGACTGACGATGCCGCTATCGGACGCTGTGGTCTCGAACTCTGCTGCGGGCGCCGAGTGGGTCGTTGACCAGGGCGCGTCGGCCGCACGGGTTTCGGTAATCCGCAACGGCCGAGACACGAGTCGGTACGATCAGATGGCACCCGACAGCTACCGCGAACGACTCGGGATTCCGCCGGGACCTATCGTCGGGACTATCGGGCGGCTCATCGAACGGAAGGGCCACCACGACCTGCTCGACGCGTGGCCGACGATTCGGGCGACCCACGACGACGCACAGCTGGTCGTCGTCGGAGACGGCCCCGAACGGGAGGCCCTACACCGGCACGCCCAACGCGTCGGCTGCCGCGACTCCGTCCACTTCCTCGGCCGTCGGGACGACGTGCCTCTACTGTTGGATCTGTTCGATGTATTCGCGTTCCCGTCGCATTTCGAGGGGCTTCCCGGTGCGCTTCTCGAAGCGATGTGCGCCGGGCTCCCCATTGTCACGACGCCCGTCGACGGCTGTTCCGAGTTGGTCCTCGACGGCGAACACGGGACCCATGTCCCGGTGAGTGCCCCCGACGCGCTGGCGAACGCGATCGTCGAGTATCTCTCCGGTCCTGACATAGCGCGGACGCACGGGCGTGCAGCGAAACGGCGGGCGAACGCGGATTTCAGCCTCGAGGCGATGGTCGACGCGTTCGAGTCACTATACGATGAACTACTCGCTGAGGAGCGGACGTAA
- a CDS encoding methyltransferase domain-containing protein, with amino-acid sequence MSNHKKSLNIGAGKRSHADIDLDISPLDGIDVLGDMHQLPFDDNTFSEVYLEHVLEHSVDVLAVLNEIHRISKEEALVYIRVPHGLTIRGIRDPTHEQYFSLRSIEHFCTDNNLLPSWYFDKRFSLVSAELKTKQPNKMTDGGKLQDVIRRVGYIFNRAVSIVANKEPEVFEPIVSLTSYIDIEWNLKVICKK; translated from the coding sequence ATGAGTAACCACAAGAAGTCGCTCAACATTGGGGCAGGTAAGAGGTCACATGCTGATATAGACCTTGATATATCTCCACTAGATGGAATTGACGTACTTGGAGATATGCATCAATTGCCGTTTGATGATAACACATTTTCAGAAGTCTATCTAGAACACGTACTAGAGCACTCAGTAGATGTGCTTGCGGTACTGAACGAAATTCACCGGATCTCAAAAGAAGAAGCGCTAGTGTACATACGCGTTCCCCACGGACTCACGATCCGAGGTATTCGGGATCCGACTCATGAACAGTATTTTTCGCTCAGGTCAATAGAACATTTTTGCACAGACAACAACCTACTCCCAAGTTGGTACTTCGATAAAAGGTTCTCACTCGTCAGCGCCGAACTCAAGACAAAACAGCCGAATAAAATGACGGACGGGGGAAAGCTACAAGATGTAATTAGAAGAGTTGGGTATATATTCAATAGGGCAGTTTCAATAGTTGCAAACAAGGAACCGGAAGTGTTTGAGCCGATCGTCTCGCTCACATCGTATATTGATATTGAGTGGAATCTCAAAGTCATATGTAAAAAGTGA